The following coding sequences are from one Diprion similis isolate iyDipSimi1 chromosome 9, iyDipSimi1.1, whole genome shotgun sequence window:
- the LOC124410475 gene encoding protein VAC14 homolog: protein MISERDYAPLSAACIRSLNDKLYEKRKAAAVEIEKMVKEFAASNNTVLIKRLLKVLGQDFATSQNPHTRKGGLIGLAAIAVGLGKDIGQYTEELIHPILACFCDPDLSVRYYACESLYNVVKVARASVLPQFTDIFSALSKLACDSEQTVKNATELLDKLMKDIVTESGMFDLVGFMPLLRERIYTKNPFGKQFVIAWVSVLDAVPDIDFIVFLPEILDGLFRILEDPTLEIKKITDTVLGEFLRSIKSNPDRVDFSAMINILITHAQSSDELLQLTAITWIKEFVQLSGPAMLPYMSGIFTAVLPCLAYDGDNRKNIKETAVKVNNSLMKLITIENTEAVNKTLSSREDSTGDSGKLSHPLAETLDLSSVVEVLIKHLMHTSVQTKVAVLKWIHHLFTNIPHRMFNHIDEFFPVLMRNLSDSSDDVVQQDLIVLAEIISSKSIDDSISRNKYYKKFIINLLRLFSTDRHLLEERGNFIIRELCVLLSAEDIYKTLAIILSEEQNLRFASIMVQTLNVILLTSAELFDLRNKLKDLETQESCDLFVCLYESWSHNPVATVALCFLTQNYGHVCDLIRSFGNIEVTVEFLTEIDKLVQLIESPIFTYLRLELLEVGKSKALIRALYGLLMILPQSEAFTTLHRRLAAIPPREPLQEHPRTNALSGPAERIDFEKLLKHFVSVQEKHKEQKLKQRQSALIERDVSHLDI, encoded by the exons ATGATATCAGAGAGAGATTACGCGCCACTGAGCGCAGCGTGCATCAGATCTTTGAACGACAAGCTctacgaaaaacgaaaagcaGCCGCAGTCGAGATAGAGAA aatgGTTAAGGAGTTCGCAGCAAGTAACAACACTGTCTTGATTAAGCGACTCCTGAAGGTGTTGGGCCAAGATTTTGCCACCTCGCAAAATCCGCACACTAGGAAAGGCGGACTGATAGGTTTAGCTGCGATAGCTGTTGGATTAGGAAAAGACATTGGTCAGTATACCGAAGAACTTATTCACCCGATTTTGGCCTGCTTCTGCGACCCTGACCTTAGTGTCAGATATTATGCTTGTGAGAGTTTATACAACGTTGTTAAAGTAGCAAGAGCTTCAGTCCTCCCTCAGTTCACAGACATATTTAGCGCACTCAGTAAATTGGCCTGTGATTCAGAACAGACCGTCAAAAATGCTACGGAACTTCTTGACAAATTGATGAAG gacATCGTCACAGAAAGTGGGATGTTCGATTTGGTCGGCTTCATGCCTCTGCTCAGAGAGCGTATTTACACCAAGAATCCGTTCGGCAAACAATTTGTCATTGCTTGGGTATCTGTTTTGGATGCAGTCCCAGATATAGACTTTATCGTTTTCCTTCCTGAGATATTGGATGGCTTATTTAGGATATTAGAGGACCCGacacttgaaataaaaaagataacAGATACTGTTCTTGGGGAGTTTCTCAGAAGTATCAAATCAAACCCTGACAGGGTTGACTTTTCTGCTATGATTAACATCCTTATCACTCATGCCCAAAGCAGCGACGAGCTGCTACAGCTAACCGCTATCACCTGGATAAAAGAGTTTGTACAATTATCTGGGCCTGCCATGCTGCCCTACATGTCCGGTATATTTACTGCAGTTTTACCGTGTCTTGCCTATGATGGGGATAATCGTAAGAATATAAAGGAAACAGCTGTTAAAGTAAATAACAGCTTGATGAAACTTAtaacaattgaaaatacaGAGGCAGTTAACAAGACTTTGAGTTCTAGAGAGGATTCTACTGGCG ACTCAGGGAAACTTAGTCATCCATTGGCAGAGACTTTGGACCTATCTAGCGTCGTCGAGGTTCTGATCAAGCACTTGATGCACACATCTGTGCAGACAAAAGTAGCAGTTTTAAAATGGATTCATCATTTATTCACAAATATTCCTCACAGAATGTTTAATCatatcgatgaatttttcccAGTATTAATGAGAAATCTAAGTGACAGCTCAGACGATGTTGTTCAGCAGGACTTAATTGTCTTAGCAGAGATTATAAGTTCCAAGTCTATCGATGATTCAATAAGTcgtaataaatattacaaaaaatttataatcaatcTACTGAGACTATTTTCAACTGACAGACATTTGCTCGAAGAACGGGGTAATTTCATCATCAGAGAATTATGCGTGCTACTCAGCGCAGAGgatatttataaaacattGGCTATCATTTTATCTGAGGAACAAAATCTGAGATTTGCCAGTATAATGGTGCAAACTCTAAACGTGATTTTACTAACCAGTGCTGAACTGTTTGATCtacgaaataaattgaaagactTGGAAACCCAG GAAAGCTGCGACCTTTTCGTGTGTCTATACGAATCTTGGAGTCATAATCCAGTCGCCACTGTCGCTCTGTGTTTTTTGACACAAAATTATGGACACGTTTGCGACCTCATAAGATCATT TGGAAATATCGAAGTAACTGTGGAATTTTTAACAGAAATTGACAAATTAGTTCAGCTTATTGAATCTCCAATATTTACTT ATCTAAGACTCGAGTTATTAGAAGTGGGAAAAAGCAAAGCTCTAATACGTGCTCTGTATGGTCTTCTCATGATTTTACCGCAAAGTGAAGCGTTTACGACGCTGCACCGCCGACTGGCAGCAATTCCTCCAAGAGAGCCATTGCAGGAGCACCCTAGAACAAATGCGCTTTCAGGACCTGCCGAaagaatcgattttgaaaagctttTGAAACACTTTGTTTCAGTTCAAGAAAAGCACAAAGAACAAAAGCTCAAACAGAGGCAAAGTGCACTTATCGAAAGAGACGTTAGTCACTTGGACATTTGA